TTGAAGTGGCCGGCCTTCGTCGCCGTCGCCGACGAGATGGCGGTGTTGTTGCGGTGCTGGGATATGTCGACCGGATCGCACCGGCGGGAAACGGCACTGGAGACGAGCATGTCTCTCCCTCACTGGAACGCTCTTCGGTGGCACCAATCTAGGCCGCTGAATCCCTGGTTTCGTCTCCATGACGCTTACCGCGAATTCCCTGAGCTACCTTTCGATGTACTCCCCGGGTAATCCAGCTGACTATTTCCACGCCGGTGGTCAGGGCCGGAGCGCGACCGCGCGCAACCGCTCGTAGTACGGCAGGTGGTAATCGCGGTAGCTCCGCAGCACCGGATCGGCGTCGACCACCGCGGCGCCGTCGCCGGTCTTCCGCCCGAAACCCGTGGTCCGGCTGGTCGACTGGTGCCACCGGCCGGTCGCCTGCCACTCCGGCCGCATGCCCGCCTGCCAGTTCAGCGCCGACGGCACGAACGGGATGCCCACCGCCGCGCAGTACGCCCGCACGGTGTCCTCCGGCCGGTCCAGCAGGTCGTCGGAGTCGATCACGGTCGGCGTCGTACCGGTGGCCGACCGCACCGCGTCGAAGACCTCGTACAGCCAGGCGAAGCCGATCTCGTCGCGACCCAGGTCCGGGTTCAGGGCGAAGTGCGAGGCGATGGCCTCGGTCGGGTGGCGAATGATGAACGTGTGGGTGGCGGCCCTCAGGAAGGCCCGGTCGGCGAGCAGTGCCGGGTAGTGGAAGTCCATGGTGTCCTTGAAGAACACCGGCCGCTCGGCGGCGACCGCGCGCAGGGCGTC
This genomic interval from Micromonospora sp. CCTCC AA 2012012 contains the following:
- a CDS encoding sulfotransferase-like domain-containing protein, producing MEDAPERIPVLALWSAPRSRSTAFARMMAERNDHLVVHEPFSHVVDFGEAKVGDRVAHTEQDVLDALRAVAAERPVFFKDTMDFHYPALLADRAFLRAATHTFIIRHPTEAIASHFALNPDLGRDEIGFAWLYEVFDAVRSATGTTPTVIDSDDLLDRPEDTVRAYCAAVGIPFVPSALNWQAGMRPEWQATGRWHQSTSRTTGFGRKTGDGAAVVDADPVLRSYRDYHLPYYERLRAVALRP